The Candidatus Taylorbacteria bacterium genome has a window encoding:
- the raiA gene encoding ribosome-associated translation inhibitor RaiA, giving the protein MLRIQIKATNTSLTPAIKEYVEKKIGSLERMIKPDDTSALADVEIEKTTNHHKDGEELFRAEVNLRVGKAYFRAEASNFDLYAAIDFLKDEMHRELSVNKRKTIHMIRKGGQAIKNIIKGFSRFKKK; this is encoded by the coding sequence CTAAGGATACAAATAAAAGCCACCAACACCTCCCTCACTCCTGCCATCAAGGAGTATGTGGAGAAAAAAATCGGGTCACTGGAAAGAATGATAAAGCCCGATGACACGAGCGCCCTTGCCGATGTCGAGATTGAAAAAACTACCAATCATCACAAGGATGGGGAGGAATTGTTTCGGGCCGAAGTGAACTTGCGAGTTGGCAAGGCATATTTCCGCGCCGAGGCATCAAACTTTGACCTTTACGCGGCCATCGATTTTCTCAAAGATGAAATGCATCGCGAATTGAGCGTAAACAAGAGAAAGACGATACATATGATAAGAAAAGGAGGGCAAGCGATAAAAAATATTATAAAAGGTTTTAGTCGTTTTAAGAAAAAATAA